In Nocardioides sp. JQ2195, a genomic segment contains:
- a CDS encoding MFS transporter — translation MTTQTPTSDVVGSEPGKRSIVRIVTASLVGTAVEWYDFFLFGSAAALVFGDVFFGEIGGTNGTLYAFMTYALGFVARPLGGIVFGHFGDRVGRKTMLVVSLLMMGLGTFAIGLLPSYATIGMGAPILLVVCRLVQGFAVGGEWGGAVLMAAEHGHDDHRGFWSSWPQAGVALGNLLATGVLWVLAAVQSEQAFLEWGWRVPFLLSAVLVVLGLWVRLSIEESPVFKEAKADLAAKAEDAGHLPIMEVIREYPREVLIAMGMRMAENISYYIFTVVVLTYAAEYAAIDKAIVLKALLIGAAIQFFVVPAVGALSDRVGRRPLYLFGAVGVGVWTFVFFHLVDTGSPSRILLGVVVGLVLHSFMYAPQAAFFSELFGTSVRYTGASVGYQLASIFAGALAPIIALKLLGDVDDGNTTAVGIYVAIASVVTIVAVLAAKETSRSSLRHDRVL, via the coding sequence ATGACCACCCAGACCCCCACCTCCGACGTGGTCGGGTCCGAACCCGGGAAGCGGTCGATCGTCCGCATCGTCACTGCGAGCCTGGTCGGCACCGCCGTCGAGTGGTACGACTTCTTCCTCTTCGGATCGGCGGCAGCGCTGGTCTTCGGTGACGTGTTCTTCGGAGAGATCGGCGGGACGAACGGCACCCTCTATGCGTTCATGACCTACGCACTGGGGTTCGTCGCCCGGCCCCTGGGCGGCATCGTCTTCGGCCACTTCGGTGACCGTGTCGGTCGCAAGACGATGCTGGTCGTGTCGCTGCTGATGATGGGGCTCGGCACGTTCGCGATAGGTCTGCTGCCGTCGTACGCCACGATCGGGATGGGGGCGCCGATCCTGCTGGTGGTCTGCCGACTCGTGCAGGGCTTCGCGGTCGGGGGTGAGTGGGGCGGTGCGGTGCTGATGGCCGCCGAGCACGGCCATGACGACCACCGCGGCTTCTGGTCCTCGTGGCCGCAGGCAGGTGTGGCGCTCGGCAACCTGCTCGCCACCGGCGTGCTCTGGGTGCTGGCCGCGGTGCAGAGCGAGCAGGCGTTCCTCGAGTGGGGCTGGCGAGTGCCCTTCCTGCTCAGCGCCGTGCTCGTCGTCCTGGGCCTGTGGGTCCGGCTCTCGATCGAGGAGTCACCGGTCTTCAAGGAGGCGAAGGCCGACCTCGCGGCCAAGGCCGAGGACGCCGGCCACCTGCCCATCATGGAGGTGATCCGTGAATACCCCCGCGAGGTCCTGATCGCGATGGGCATGCGGATGGCGGAGAACATCTCCTACTACATCTTCACCGTCGTCGTGCTCACCTACGCGGCCGAGTACGCGGCGATCGACAAGGCCATCGTGCTCAAGGCCCTGCTGATCGGCGCTGCGATCCAGTTCTTCGTGGTCCCGGCGGTCGGCGCGCTCTCCGACCGGGTCGGACGTCGACCGCTCTACCTCTTCGGTGCCGTGGGTGTGGGGGTGTGGACCTTCGTCTTCTTCCACCTGGTCGACACGGGATCGCCGAGCCGGATCCTGCTCGGGGTCGTGGTCGGACTGGTCCTGCACTCGTTCATGTATGCACCGCAGGCGGCCTTCTTCTCCGAGCTGTTCGGCACGTCGGTGCGCTACACCGGGGCCTCGGTCGGCTACCAGCTGGCCTCGATCTTCGCGGGGGCGTTGGCGCCGATCATCGCGCTCAAGCTGCTCGGGGACGTCGATGACGGCAACACCACCGCGGTCGGCATCTATGTCGCGATCGCGTCAGTGGTCACCATCGTCGCGGTGCTCGCTGCGAAGGAGACCAGCCGCAGCTCGCTGCGCCACGACCGCGTCCTCTGA
- a CDS encoding FMN-binding glutamate synthase family protein: MKWNAITTVGAAGAAAIGALAVRDLTQTKHALKRNFPVVANLRYFLEAIGPELRQYIVTSNDQERPFSRDQRRWIYSSAKLENNYFGFGTDNDMENVVGYPIIRHRTFSDTAPPTDIHAHENVPVPGAKVVGERRDRKHKFRPDSIVNISAMSFGSLSGAAVQALNKGAALAGVMQSTGEGALSEHHRQGGDLVFQIGTAYFGCRDDQGRFDLERLKDVVASAPVKAIEVKLSQGAKPGLGGMLPAAKISKEISEIRGIPMGQDCSSPSRHTEFDDVDSMLDFVERIAQETGLPVGIKSAVGNMEFWEDLRDQTGPGRSVDFITIDGGEGGTGAAPLVFSDSVALPWRLGFSSVYKLFAEAGLTDDITWIGSAKLGLPENAFVAFGLGADLINTARGAMLAIGCIQAQKCHTDRCPTGVATQDPWLAHGLDPASKSVRVANYIKTLRRDLLKLSEACGVVHPSMVSAADIDIVDGLLSTRSLAEVYGYEPGWGVLPEHRQKEIVDLMQALQPRSDADDQTAERRTP, from the coding sequence ATGAAGTGGAATGCGATCACGACAGTGGGCGCGGCCGGGGCCGCCGCCATCGGAGCGCTGGCAGTGCGCGACCTCACCCAGACGAAGCACGCGCTGAAGCGCAACTTCCCCGTGGTGGCGAACCTGCGCTACTTCCTCGAGGCGATCGGCCCCGAGCTGCGCCAGTACATCGTCACCTCCAACGACCAGGAGCGGCCGTTCAGCCGAGACCAGCGACGCTGGATCTATTCATCGGCCAAGCTGGAGAACAACTACTTCGGCTTCGGCACGGACAACGACATGGAGAACGTGGTCGGCTATCCCATCATCCGGCACCGCACCTTCTCCGACACCGCACCACCGACGGACATCCACGCCCATGAGAACGTCCCCGTCCCCGGGGCCAAGGTGGTGGGCGAGCGGCGCGACCGCAAGCACAAGTTCCGGCCCGACTCGATCGTCAACATCTCCGCGATGAGCTTCGGTTCGCTCTCCGGAGCGGCTGTGCAGGCGCTCAACAAGGGAGCCGCGCTGGCCGGCGTCATGCAGAGCACCGGCGAGGGGGCTCTCTCCGAGCACCATCGCCAAGGCGGTGACCTCGTGTTCCAGATCGGAACCGCCTACTTCGGCTGCCGCGACGACCAGGGACGTTTCGACCTCGAGCGGCTCAAGGACGTGGTCGCCTCGGCCCCGGTCAAGGCGATCGAGGTCAAGCTGAGCCAAGGAGCCAAGCCCGGGCTGGGTGGAATGCTGCCCGCCGCCAAGATCAGCAAGGAGATCTCCGAGATCCGCGGGATCCCGATGGGCCAGGACTGCTCCAGCCCGTCACGGCACACCGAGTTCGACGACGTCGACAGCATGCTCGACTTCGTCGAGAGGATCGCGCAGGAGACCGGCCTGCCCGTCGGCATCAAGTCCGCGGTCGGCAACATGGAGTTCTGGGAGGACCTGCGCGACCAGACCGGGCCCGGACGATCGGTCGACTTCATCACCATCGACGGAGGTGAGGGTGGCACCGGTGCCGCGCCCCTCGTCTTCAGTGACTCGGTGGCGCTGCCGTGGCGCCTGGGCTTCAGCAGCGTCTACAAGCTGTTCGCCGAGGCCGGCCTGACCGACGACATCACCTGGATCGGCTCGGCGAAGCTCGGGCTGCCCGAGAACGCCTTCGTCGCCTTCGGCCTGGGCGCCGACCTGATCAACACCGCGCGCGGAGCGATGCTGGCGATCGGCTGCATCCAGGCCCAGAAGTGCCACACGGACCGCTGCCCGACCGGTGTCGCGACCCAGGACCCGTGGTTGGCGCACGGCCTGGATCCGGCGTCGAAGTCGGTGCGGGTGGCCAACTACATCAAGACCCTGCGCCGCGACCTGCTCAAGCTCTCCGAGGCCTGTGGGGTGGTCCACCCGTCCATGGTCTCCGCCGCTGACATCGACATCGTCGACGGCCTGCTCTCGACGCGTTCGCTGGCAGAGGTCTACGGCTACGAGCCGGGCTGGGGCGTCCTCCCCGAACATCGGCAGAAGGAGATCGTCGACCTGATGCAGGCGCTGCAGCCCCGGTCGGATGCCGACGACCAGACCGCGGAGCGGCGTACGCCGTAG
- a CDS encoding MFS transporter → MSEPLTRGVRVGYATGSVATGAFGTVPGLMLLPFLTDSLGIGALYAGMIVFLPKAWDVVLNPIAGRISDRTDDPRGPRRPWLLRGGISLSVAFALLFAGPTLGSQRLDALWVLVCFLGCATAYAFFQVPYVAMPAEITDSYDERTRLMSWRVAILAFTIMLAGATAPLIRDAVGGRDGYRVMGVAMALLIAFGVVATYAGTSRAPRVALGAGSGSLRDQLRIVSQARDFRLLLITFVLQALATGCMLAGVDYLAGDVLGKQGASTILFICFVGPALVLTPLWARFGTRVGKKRGYVAASSVLAAGAALSVVSREAPAVVVFAAVGLIGVGYAGAQVFPLAMLPDAAAADAMRTGSNRAGVFTGVWTAGETLGLALGPGLFALMLALGDYRSSTDGDAVQPDSAVTAIVLGFSLVPAALTLASLWWLSRYSLGDPTRTVAANSQELP, encoded by the coding sequence ATGTCCGAGCCCCTGACCCGCGGCGTACGCGTCGGCTATGCGACCGGCTCCGTCGCGACGGGCGCGTTCGGCACCGTGCCGGGACTGATGCTGCTGCCGTTCCTCACCGACAGCCTCGGGATCGGCGCCCTCTACGCCGGGATGATCGTCTTCCTTCCGAAGGCGTGGGACGTGGTGCTCAACCCGATCGCGGGACGCATCAGTGATCGCACCGACGATCCGCGTGGCCCCCGTCGTCCCTGGCTGCTGCGCGGCGGAATCTCGTTGTCGGTGGCGTTCGCGCTCCTCTTCGCCGGGCCGACACTCGGCTCCCAGCGGCTCGATGCGCTGTGGGTGTTGGTCTGCTTCCTCGGCTGCGCGACGGCGTACGCGTTCTTCCAGGTGCCGTACGTCGCGATGCCGGCCGAGATCACCGACTCCTACGACGAGCGCACCCGCCTGATGTCCTGGCGCGTCGCCATCCTGGCCTTCACGATCATGCTGGCCGGCGCCACCGCGCCGTTGATCCGTGACGCCGTCGGTGGCCGCGACGGCTACCGCGTGATGGGGGTGGCGATGGCGCTGCTGATCGCGTTCGGGGTCGTGGCGACGTACGCCGGGACCTCCCGTGCACCCCGCGTCGCGCTCGGTGCAGGCTCCGGCTCACTGCGCGACCAGCTGAGGATCGTCAGTCAGGCAAGGGACTTCCGACTCCTGCTGATCACTTTCGTGCTGCAGGCCTTGGCCACGGGGTGCATGCTCGCGGGCGTCGACTACCTCGCCGGTGACGTGCTCGGCAAGCAGGGGGCGTCGACGATCCTGTTCATCTGCTTCGTCGGGCCCGCCCTGGTGCTGACGCCCCTGTGGGCCCGCTTCGGCACCCGGGTCGGCAAGAAGCGCGGTTATGTGGCCGCTTCGTCGGTCCTGGCCGCCGGGGCTGCCCTGTCGGTCGTCTCGCGGGAGGCTCCCGCCGTTGTCGTCTTCGCCGCCGTGGGGCTGATCGGCGTCGGCTACGCCGGTGCGCAGGTGTTCCCGCTGGCGATGCTGCCCGACGCTGCCGCGGCCGACGCGATGCGCACGGGATCCAACCGAGCCGGCGTCTTCACCGGCGTGTGGACCGCGGGAGAGACCCTGGGCCTGGCGCTCGGCCCCGGGTTGTTCGCGCTGATGCTGGCCCTCGGTGACTACCGGTCGTCGACCGACGGGGACGCGGTCCAACCCGACTCCGCCGTCACCGCGATCGTGCTCGGCTTCTCGCTCGTGCCCGCCGCCCTGACCCTGGCATCGCTCTGGTGGCTCTCGCGCTACTCGTTGGGCGACCCCACCCGGACCGTTGCCGCCAACTCCCAGGAGCTCCCGTGA
- a CDS encoding GAF domain-containing protein produces MDPTFLDLLHDEAPRSAYDALLGELGDDARDQHRIALQMRERLTRHRSREAELSALYETANDLAAIRDLDTILAAIVRRARQLLHADMTYLSLNDVAEGASYMKVTDGALTAEFRQLRLPLGTGLLGLVAQSGAPYFTEDYQADARFLHRDYIDTAVSGESIRAILGVPLIVDGTVIGALLAVHRTVRRFPPGEISLLTSFAAHAAVALENARLFDQAREAIGEVDAANKELRARSAAAERAALSHDRLTDVLLHGGGVAGIAEVLGELLGGSVTIHDERQRRLAGDAPADDRLAESVEQARRSGRSIELEPGRYVVAAAAGEEHLGSLVVDGVTLAPAERRTLERAAIVTALVLLFARTEAEADGRVRGELLTDLLSGRDGAGDRLRERARRQGADLELATCVIAARVEGIELHRAVRVAGRLAGEWQGLAVAHQGDVVLLVAADEPLEVARELQARLVENRGRCTVGVASGAPGPEGIAATHAEARRCVDALIALGRAGEASDPAHLGVARMLLGGGGSGHLDDFLTAELGPLLGHDRQRGTALVDTVEAWFRAGGSLKGAAAQLHVHPNTVGQRLERVDALLGRGWRDPERQLDLQLALRWLHLRRVQ; encoded by the coding sequence ATGGACCCCACCTTCCTCGACCTGCTTCACGACGAGGCCCCGAGGTCGGCCTACGACGCCCTGCTCGGGGAGCTCGGCGACGACGCGCGCGACCAGCACCGCATCGCCCTGCAGATGCGTGAGCGACTGACCCGGCACCGCAGTCGTGAGGCGGAGCTCTCCGCGCTCTACGAGACCGCGAACGACCTGGCCGCCATCCGTGACCTCGACACGATCCTGGCCGCCATCGTGAGGCGGGCCCGCCAGCTGCTGCACGCCGACATGACGTACCTGTCGTTGAACGACGTCGCCGAGGGCGCGTCGTACATGAAGGTCACCGACGGTGCACTGACAGCCGAGTTCCGGCAGTTGCGGCTGCCGTTGGGCACCGGGCTGCTGGGCCTGGTCGCGCAGTCCGGGGCGCCGTACTTCACCGAGGACTACCAGGCCGACGCTCGGTTCCTGCACCGCGACTACATCGACACCGCCGTCTCCGGGGAGTCCATCCGGGCCATCCTCGGGGTGCCTCTGATCGTCGACGGCACGGTGATCGGAGCCCTGCTGGCCGTCCACCGGACGGTCCGACGGTTCCCTCCGGGCGAGATCAGCCTGCTGACCTCCTTCGCGGCCCACGCGGCGGTGGCACTCGAGAATGCCCGGCTCTTCGACCAGGCGCGTGAGGCGATCGGGGAGGTCGACGCGGCCAACAAGGAGCTGCGGGCCCGGTCGGCCGCCGCCGAGCGCGCGGCCCTGTCCCACGACCGGCTGACCGACGTGCTCCTGCACGGCGGTGGGGTGGCCGGCATCGCCGAGGTCCTGGGCGAGCTCCTGGGTGGCAGCGTCACCATCCACGACGAGCGGCAGCGGCGACTCGCGGGGGACGCTCCGGCCGACGACCGGCTGGCCGAGAGCGTCGAGCAGGCCCGACGATCCGGACGCAGCATCGAGCTCGAGCCGGGTAGGTACGTGGTCGCCGCGGCGGCGGGGGAGGAACACCTGGGCAGCCTGGTCGTCGATGGCGTCACCTTGGCGCCGGCAGAGCGCCGGACGCTGGAACGCGCGGCGATCGTCACCGCGCTGGTCCTGCTCTTCGCCCGGACCGAGGCGGAGGCCGACGGACGAGTCCGGGGAGAGCTGTTGACCGACCTGCTCTCGGGACGCGACGGAGCGGGGGACCGGCTCCGCGAGCGGGCCCGGCGCCAAGGTGCCGACCTTGAACTGGCGACGTGCGTGATCGCTGCTCGGGTCGAGGGCATCGAGCTTCACCGGGCCGTGCGGGTGGCGGGTCGCCTCGCCGGCGAGTGGCAGGGCCTGGCGGTCGCGCACCAGGGTGACGTGGTGCTGCTGGTCGCCGCGGACGAACCTCTCGAGGTGGCACGTGAGCTGCAGGCCAGGCTGGTCGAGAACCGCGGGCGGTGCACGGTCGGGGTCGCCTCCGGCGCCCCGGGCCCCGAGGGCATTGCGGCCACCCATGCCGAGGCCCGGCGATGTGTGGACGCACTCATCGCCCTGGGGCGCGCCGGCGAGGCCAGCGACCCGGCGCACCTCGGTGTGGCGCGCATGCTGCTGGGCGGCGGTGGCAGCGGGCACCTCGACGACTTCCTCACCGCCGAGCTCGGCCCCCTCCTCGGCCACGATCGCCAGCGCGGGACCGCCCTGGTGGACACCGTGGAGGCCTGGTTCCGGGCGGGTGGGTCGCTGAAGGGGGCGGCCGCGCAGCTGCACGTGCACCCGAACACCGTCGGCCAGCGGCTCGAGAGGGTCGACGCCCTGCTGGGCCGCGGCTGGCGGGATCCGGAGCGGCAGCTCGACCTGCAGCTGGCCCTGCGGTGGCTGCACCTTCGTCGTGTCCAGTGA
- a CDS encoding aminotransferase class V-fold PLP-dependent enzyme — protein sequence MTDVLARLRAMQASDLPVHGGRTLAYVYDSGLPDVDEVGRAAVATYAGSNGLDPTAFPSLLTMENELVGFACDLLDAPGTAVGTVTSGGTESVLLAVQAARDANPSIAHPTMVLPSTAHAAFHKASHYFGVEAVVVPVTSDFRADVAATAAAIDDRTVLVVASAPSYAHGVVDPVTELAGLASAHGVRCHVDACIGGWVLPYASRLGRPITPWTFAVEGVTSISVDLHKYAYAPKGTSILVHRTPALRKPQFFASAAWPGYTMLNATMQSTKSGGPLAAAWAVVQTIGDDGYLSLARDVFDAVDRLVVGIEAIPGLRVVVPPDSTLIALATSSACDPFTICDEMAAAGWYVQPQMAYADSPATIHLSVSAATLAHVDDFLVALSAAVSAALDAGPVLVDEEVVAFISALDPATLSDEDFDGLLAASGLVSSGAGGPGAGGSGTGGSGAGGPGARGSGAGGLVLPERMAEVNAMLDVAAPEMREALLVAFLDRLSRPTRTT from the coding sequence GTGACCGACGTACTCGCCCGGCTGCGGGCCATGCAGGCGAGCGACCTCCCGGTCCACGGCGGCCGCACGCTCGCCTACGTCTACGACTCCGGACTGCCCGACGTCGACGAGGTCGGTCGTGCCGCAGTCGCCACGTACGCCGGCTCCAACGGACTCGACCCGACGGCCTTCCCCTCGCTGCTCACGATGGAGAACGAGCTCGTCGGCTTCGCCTGCGACCTGTTGGACGCCCCCGGGACCGCCGTCGGGACGGTGACCTCCGGCGGCACCGAGTCGGTGCTGCTCGCGGTGCAGGCCGCGCGCGACGCGAATCCGTCGATCGCGCATCCGACGATGGTGTTGCCGTCGACCGCACATGCCGCATTCCACAAGGCATCTCACTACTTCGGTGTCGAGGCCGTGGTCGTTCCTGTGACGTCCGACTTCCGCGCAGACGTGGCCGCGACGGCCGCTGCGATCGACGACCGCACGGTGCTCGTCGTGGCCAGCGCACCGTCGTACGCGCACGGGGTCGTGGACCCCGTCACGGAGCTCGCGGGGCTTGCCTCGGCGCACGGCGTGCGGTGCCACGTCGACGCCTGCATCGGCGGCTGGGTGCTGCCCTACGCCTCCCGGCTCGGTCGTCCGATCACCCCGTGGACGTTCGCTGTCGAGGGTGTCACCAGCATCTCGGTCGACCTGCACAAGTACGCGTACGCCCCCAAGGGCACCTCGATCCTGGTGCACCGCACCCCGGCGCTGCGGAAGCCGCAGTTCTTCGCCTCGGCCGCGTGGCCCGGCTACACGATGCTCAACGCGACGATGCAGTCGACGAAGTCCGGCGGGCCGCTGGCCGCCGCGTGGGCCGTCGTGCAGACCATCGGCGACGACGGCTACCTGTCCTTGGCGCGTGACGTCTTCGATGCGGTGGACCGGCTCGTGGTCGGCATCGAGGCGATCCCCGGGCTGCGCGTCGTCGTACCCCCCGACTCGACACTGATCGCGCTGGCGACCTCGAGCGCCTGCGACCCGTTCACGATCTGTGACGAGATGGCGGCCGCGGGCTGGTACGTCCAACCCCAGATGGCGTACGCCGACTCGCCGGCAACGATCCACCTCTCGGTGTCCGCCGCGACCCTGGCCCACGTCGACGACTTCCTGGTGGCCCTGTCCGCAGCGGTCTCGGCCGCACTCGACGCCGGTCCCGTCCTGGTCGACGAGGAGGTGGTCGCCTTCATCTCCGCTCTTGACCCGGCGACGCTGAGCGACGAGGACTTCGACGGCCTCCTCGCCGCCTCGGGCCTGGTCAGCTCCGGCGCGGGCGGCCCCGGCGCGGGCGGCTCGGGCACGGGCGGCTCCGGCGCGGGCGGCCCCGGCGCGCGCGGCTCCGGCGCGGGCGGCCTGGTCCTCCCGGAGCGGATGGCCGAGGTCAACGCGATGCTCGACGTCGCGGCTCCCGAGATGCGCGAGGCGTTGCTCGTCGCCTTCCTCGACCGCCTCTCCCGCCCGACGCGCACCACGTAA
- a CDS encoding alpha/beta fold hydrolase: MDLIPKPDQVVAAASNVAHAMLYGGVADLRKMPRTLIDEGLLRQVYHYRPAGKVKDEGDPILLVTPLAAPSSCFDLRRGCSLVEHLVSGGRPTYLVEYGEVSFRDRNLGMEHWIDEVVPQAIRQVSEHAGGRPVHVIGWSLGGIFLTLAAADNPDLPIASMTIVGSPFDVTKVPLVAPLRPLLKFADGPAMGGLTRSGRGPVQRIYQALGGAPKPIVRWAFQLSAAQKLVSKPLVKLQNLDDADYLAQIEAVDDFTAHMMAYPGRTFGQMYHRLIKTNDLKYGHFEFGDRRIEIKDVKVPVLIFGGATDGIAPAASVRAGVALFSGSPDVRFEIVPGGHLGMLTGRAARGTTWKFIDAWVDEWSSDQDAPSTDAKEVSAGRPAGKKATRKPVAKKATAKQPGARKAGAGKAGAGKSSARTPGASTKPGATDASGIGANRHRRYGSGGSRSLAR; encoded by the coding sequence ATGGATCTGATCCCGAAACCCGATCAGGTCGTCGCAGCCGCCAGCAACGTCGCTCACGCAATGTTGTACGGCGGCGTGGCGGACCTCCGCAAGATGCCTCGCACGCTGATCGACGAGGGACTGCTGCGACAGGTCTACCACTACCGGCCGGCCGGCAAGGTGAAGGACGAGGGCGACCCGATCCTCCTCGTCACTCCCCTCGCCGCACCGTCGAGCTGCTTCGACCTGCGCCGTGGGTGCTCGCTCGTCGAGCACCTGGTCTCGGGCGGCAGGCCCACCTACCTGGTCGAGTACGGCGAGGTCTCCTTCCGCGACCGCAACCTCGGCATGGAGCACTGGATCGACGAAGTCGTGCCCCAAGCGATCCGGCAGGTCTCCGAGCACGCCGGCGGACGCCCCGTGCACGTGATCGGCTGGAGCCTGGGCGGCATCTTCCTGACGCTGGCTGCCGCCGACAACCCCGACCTGCCGATCGCCTCCATGACCATCGTCGGCTCGCCGTTCGACGTGACGAAGGTGCCGTTGGTCGCTCCGTTGCGCCCGCTCCTCAAGTTTGCCGACGGTCCGGCCATGGGTGGCCTCACCCGCAGCGGTCGTGGCCCGGTGCAGCGCATCTACCAGGCGTTGGGCGGCGCACCGAAGCCCATCGTGCGTTGGGCCTTCCAGCTCTCCGCCGCCCAGAAGCTGGTCTCCAAGCCGCTGGTGAAGCTGCAGAACCTCGACGATGCCGACTACCTCGCCCAGATCGAGGCGGTCGACGACTTCACCGCGCACATGATGGCCTACCCGGGGCGCACGTTCGGGCAGATGTACCACCGCCTGATCAAGACCAACGACCTCAAGTACGGCCACTTCGAGTTCGGTGACCGCCGGATCGAGATCAAGGACGTCAAGGTGCCGGTCCTCATCTTCGGTGGGGCAACGGACGGCATCGCGCCCGCCGCCAGCGTGAGGGCCGGGGTTGCCCTGTTCAGCGGGTCGCCCGACGTGCGCTTCGAGATCGTTCCGGGCGGCCACCTCGGCATGCTCACCGGTCGCGCGGCACGCGGCACGACGTGGAAGTTCATCGACGCGTGGGTCGACGAGTGGTCCAGCGACCAGGACGCGCCCTCCACCGACGCGAAGGAGGTGTCAGCCGGCCGGCCGGCCGGGAAGAAGGCGACCAGGAAGCCGGTCGCGAAGAAGGCCACTGCGAAGCAGCCCGGCGCGAGGAAGGCCGGCGCGGGGAAGGCCGGCGCGGGGAAGTCCAGCGCGAGGACGCCCGGTGCGAGCACCAAGCCCGGTGCGACCGACGCGTCGGGGATCGGCGCCAACCGCCACCGACGCTACGGCTCGGGTGGGTCGCGCTCCTTGGCCCGCTGA
- a CDS encoding substrate-binding domain-containing protein, with protein sequence MKGTGMRINIKHTLVSAVVAAALGLSSCAPAADGAGGDDDGTIEVGIITSESGPLASYGKAYLAGFEAGLDYATDGTNEVDGTKIELRVGDDAADADKAVQLAKEYIGDGVNILAGTTSSAVALSMAEQAELNKVLYISGPAATDALTGINDYTFRSGRETYQDVATAGDLLGDVKGKKVVIFAQDNAFGQGNEAAVKGILGGQGADVASVMVGEDVKEFTSFAQQVNEHRPDLVFVAWAGETTGSMWQSLQQQGVFDKAPVVTGLGDIASFGAYGPVAKDIQFLAHYFATAPDNEVNDAMVKAVEDAGEQADLFTPDGFVAAQMVVRAIEEGDGDVDAMIDALEGWSFEGPKGTTTVRAGDHALIQDMFQAKLAKQGSSYVPELVKVLPADQVAPPEAD encoded by the coding sequence ATGAAGGGCACTGGGATGCGGATCAACATCAAGCACACACTGGTCTCGGCTGTGGTCGCCGCGGCGCTGGGGCTCAGCTCCTGTGCCCCGGCCGCTGACGGCGCCGGCGGCGACGACGACGGCACCATCGAGGTCGGCATCATCACCTCGGAGAGCGGCCCGCTCGCCTCCTACGGAAAGGCCTACCTCGCCGGGTTCGAGGCAGGTCTCGACTACGCGACGGACGGCACCAACGAGGTCGACGGGACCAAGATCGAGCTCCGCGTCGGTGACGACGCCGCCGACGCCGACAAGGCCGTGCAGCTCGCCAAGGAGTACATCGGCGACGGGGTGAACATCCTCGCCGGCACCACCTCCTCCGCCGTGGCCCTGTCGATGGCCGAGCAGGCCGAGCTGAACAAGGTCCTCTACATCTCCGGTCCCGCCGCGACCGACGCCCTCACCGGCATCAACGACTACACCTTCCGCTCCGGTCGCGAGACCTACCAGGACGTTGCCACCGCCGGTGACCTCCTGGGCGACGTCAAGGGCAAGAAGGTCGTCATCTTCGCCCAGGACAACGCGTTCGGCCAGGGCAACGAGGCCGCGGTCAAGGGCATCCTCGGCGGGCAGGGCGCCGACGTGGCCTCGGTGATGGTCGGTGAGGACGTCAAGGAGTTCACCTCCTTCGCCCAGCAGGTCAACGAGCACCGGCCGGACCTGGTCTTCGTGGCCTGGGCCGGCGAGACGACCGGCAGCATGTGGCAGTCCCTGCAGCAGCAAGGCGTCTTCGACAAGGCTCCCGTCGTCACCGGCCTCGGCGACATCGCATCCTTCGGCGCCTACGGCCCCGTCGCCAAGGACATCCAGTTCCTCGCCCACTACTTCGCCACGGCGCCCGACAACGAGGTCAACGACGCCATGGTCAAGGCGGTGGAGGACGCCGGGGAGCAGGCCGACCTGTTCACCCCCGACGGCTTCGTCGCCGCACAGATGGTCGTCCGCGCGATCGAGGAGGGCGACGGTGACGTCGACGCGATGATCGATGCGCTCGAGGGTTGGAGCTTCGAGGGTCCCAAGGGCACGACGACCGTTCGCGCGGGCGACCACGCCCTGATCCAGGACATGTTCCAGGCCAAGCTGGCCAAGCAGGGCAGCTCCTACGTGCCCGAGCTGGTCAAGGTGCTCCCCGCCGACCAGGTCGCCCCGCCCGAGGCAGACTGA